The Dendropsophus ebraccatus isolate aDenEbr1 chromosome 6, aDenEbr1.pat, whole genome shotgun sequence nucleotide sequence TATGTATGAGGTGTGTACTGTGCAATCTCATAGTGACATCATTATATAAAAGGATACTGTAATCTACATGAAGGGAGTAGTTGCCGGGTGGCAGGGCCGCATATGCTCCTTCAGGTTTTTCTATCAACCGATAAAGTTTCCTGAAAGTAGGCAGAGCCGCAGTGCGCATCCACACAATGAAATCTTCATTGATGAAGCCGTTGTTGTCCTTGTCATCTGGATCCAAATCATAGACTGCTTTCTGCCAGTTTATTGGCTTTGTTGTTTCTGCATAACAAAGAAATGAAGGTTATATATCCAATACATATCCAAAACATTGCCTGGTGTATGACTGCTGCCCGTCTCATCCCCAGTGTGACAGCATTAGCATCATATCTATACAACGGGCACCACTCTGCACGGCCATATGGCACAGataatatttgcagtgtggtCTCTGGTCACAATGGAAACCTCAATGAAGTTCCAGATCTGCCATCCAATGGAACAGACTTTGTTCTCATGAGAGAAATATCACTGTACACAGAGCTATTCTTCCTGTCAAGTCTGACTGCACTGTTGATGAAGGGCCCAAagcctcttagggtcctattacgcgGGCTGATGAGGGCCAATATGGTAAACAAACACCAATCTGCtaaatcagcgctcatttactgggcctacaaaacagcccaataatcgtttagcaaggtcTGCGGCGGTccaggccggtgattggctgcacggcctgttagctcagacaggccgccctgaagctgcagcgcggtgtcgggacacatacagagcacaggagaagaccaggagcgcggacaggtaaagtataactgtttgggcaattgtcagccgcgcatcactattacacgtacagATGCGCAGTCAGTGGTCAATGATTTtaagtctgggcctaaagaaacaattaTTTGTAAATATgaccgttgtctctattacacggcgCAATAATCAGCTGAATAaggccaattcagccgattattgctccatgtaatagggcccttatggaaACAttttattctgctgtttctgttgggctgggttcacactgcgttttttgcagtccatttttccatccactttttttgcaaaaaacgataAAAAACTGATTTgtctgcatcttttttttttgtacacacaaaaaaataaaactaaaaggatgcgttttgataggttttttttaattcattttttataatggaagccaatggaaagactgatgaaaacagactgcaaaaaaaaacaaaactgtgaaCTTTGCTTTAAGCATATACAACTAACCACATCATCATTTCCTGGGTTGGTTACCTGTGAATATCTGGCTCAGAGTAGCAGAAGAGTTTCCAGTTGGATTTCTGAACTTCACGTTTTTGTCGGTCCACCAAGCAATGCCCTTCTTGGTCAATCCGATTTCTGATTCAGTTCCTCCATTTATCTGATATAAGCGGAGAGtatcttaaacaaaaaaaaacaaaaaacacaaattgttaaaatgacagttacaccttaaataaattatatagtataaatatgtaaaaaaataaataaattatatatatttattataatatatatacactcaccagccactttattaggtacaccggtccaactgcacgttaccacttaatttctaatcagccaatcacatggcggcaactcagtgcatttaggcatgtagacattgtcaagacaatctcctgcagttcaaaccgagcatcagtatggggaagaaaggtgatttgagtgcctttgaacatggcatggttgttggtgccagaagggctggtctgagtatttcagaaactgctgatctactgggattttcacgcacaaccatctctagggtttacagagaatggtttgaaagagaaaaaacatccagtgagcggcagttctatgggcggaaatgccttgttgatgccagaggtcagaggagaatgggcagactggttcgagctgatagaaaggaaacagtgactcaaatagccaaccgttacaaccaaggtaggcagaagagcatctctgaacgcacagtacctccaactttgaggcagatgggctacagcagcagaagaccaccagttactagcatggtgtacctaataaagtggccggtgtgtgtgtgtgtgtatatatgtatgtatgtatatatatatatatatacatacacatcatatatacatacatacacacacacacacacatatattacaaaaaaaaaaaaactgtaaaaagtaGGATGTCCTGGCATTGTTAAAGCTGCGGCACAAAATCCTGAAAGAATGACTGGGATTTTGGTGGGAAATCAGACTAGGGCTTGTGCAAGTGTCCATGAATACAGTTGGCACCCCGTATTCtaccccaaaaaagttatacaaacttaCCATTAAACATACTGTTAGCGATGGCACCGCAGGGGGCAATGGGTTTGTTCTGATTGGTACGATAGGGGTCACATTCCTTGCTGGGGTTCTTAAGGGGTAGAAAAGAAACCTTAGGCATTAATGCGATACATGGCGAGTACAAAGCAGAATGTATGTAGCAGGTCAGGCATGTGATATGTAATCTACATCCATCCTCAACAGGTGCTGTAGCCATTGTTCACACACAAAAGAGACAATCTAAGGCTTAACATAAAGCTGAATGCAGACTCTGCATGGATGACGTCCAGAAAGTACTGCGGTGTGCAAGTCACATGACCTCGGCACGGAAGTCATCTGGTGTGTACAGCACCAAGGTCAGGGTGTGGtggttatatatatgtacatacgaACACTAATGGTGAGAGCTCAGCAGGAAAGGGGAATTGATTGCAGAATTACCTAAATAATTCAATAGATTCTTAAAATGTAAGCACCCCACAGCTCGATGTGCACAAATTCACATCACCAAAACAGGCCATGTATACCCGAGGAAATACTCTGAGAAAAATCTGTATGGCTGTCTGTACCCTATTACCAACAAGCCAGTGTTAAGCCCTATGCATTGTACACTCTTCATACCATTTAACCATCATGTATCTAAACCAGCCAGCTCTAGGCGTTGGCTGCAACACAACTAGGGCCAGGTCTACACAGCGCAGTTATGTGACAAGTGCAAGTTTAGCCTTAGAAGTCCCTTGATCTCCTTCCCCCAATGTCATAAAAGAGGCCCCTCTTGGTCTAAAAGTAATCTCCCCCCCGCATTTATCCAGTTGTCAGAGCAGGCCCCCACTACCACCATAGTCACAGTAGTGGTCCAAGCAAGGTCTTCCCTACCCCTATGTACTCTACTGTTAGAAAACTATAAACCCAtgggcatatttaaaaaaaaaaagttataacatatacacatatatataaaaatgagagagagagagagagagagagagagagagagagagagagagagagagaagaaagagctgtatgtcctgcaggaagtgatgtattgtttccagacactgctctctgctgccacctctgtccaactgtccagagcaggagaggttttctatggggatttgctgctgctctggacagttcctgacatggacagaggtggcagcagagagcactttgtcaggctggaaagaatacacaaaagAGTAcctttagggggcattcacacgtacaggatctgcagcagatttgatggcgcacatTTGAATCTGAAGCAGATTATACGGCCTAGATtgtatttgctttgaatctacaacttcaaatctgccccatcctgtacgtgtgaacgcaccctacagATAATCTAGTGGTGGTTAAATCCATCAAGTTTTTGACATTACTGAAGGCACTGTTTGAGTATCCGGTCTAATGGGAACAGGATCAGCGTCCCAAGTATTATGTACATTAACAGGAAGCATGGTTCTGCTATAATGTATTTCCTATGTAAGGAATTTGCAGTTGTAGACTTTTTTATATTCACAGTATGTGGGTGTCTTGACGGATTGCCTACTGTCAGGAGAGAATGCTGTGGAGACACACCCACTGACCTCTGACCGGAAACTGGGTGCGTAGCCCAGAAGCGTTTTAGATTTCTGTCTGTTTCTACATGAATCTGAGAAAGCGCCCAGTTTGGAGGCAAAATACATTATTCCTAATAAAGTAGAACCAATGAGCATAgctgtggtacatcctctttaagctgaacctaCAGATTGAACGGCgccatcatggggaagccggtgccgtggtctgtTTTTCGGAtcgcggcccgattcccgtgcacggcgccgttctgcGCACCGGACGGCGCTCAAGCACTGGCGGTAGGCCGACACCattcattctaacggagccgcgtcatacaggggagggaattccctcccactgggggcggcccggccctcctccagtgcttgagcaccggccggttccggtgcatagaaccgccccggcttccccgtgactgcgccgctcaatccgtgggttcagcttacagaggatgtacctggtggtacatcctctttaaagcagCTTTTTTCCTTATTCTATGCGGCCATTATATGTAAACAGGTCTGCAGACAAACCAAACATGTGCTGTCCAGCTAATAGAATACGTGTTTGTCAGGGATGTTGGGGATCACTACTAGAACTCCCTCTGCTCCAGTTGTTTTTCTTCCAATACTACTATCCAAAATCCTGTATAAACATGTAATCCTCAAGCACTGCCCTCTGGTGGCTGGGTAGGGATTCATACATCGGGATCGTATTGACATGCTACCAGAATAATGCGGTCCCTATGCATTTAGCCATAGCCAGGACAAAGACAACTTACTGTAAGGGAGTTCTTGTCTCCATTGAGCTGACTGTCATCTCTAGACTTGACGTAACGTCGATGGTTCTGATAGAAGTTAGACAGCCCATAATACATAAACACATTGCTCTGCAAAGAAACACAGAGGATTTATCAATTTCATACATGAGAGGCTCGGATCATATACACTGGAGTTCTGATATCCCACAAGGTCACAAAATCTGTATCTAGGCTCCTCAATAATATACCTGTTACGTATTGTGTAATGTCAGCATTCCCTTATGAGGTCCTGGAATAACGTCAGCATAAGACACCTGGTACTACCGCTTTCTCAATATGTTCACACCTACCTCACTTGCTGCAGAATTCACACAAATCTGCAGGTACTCTCATTGCATGTAATCAGTGTGGTGTGATCGCCGCACCTCAGCCACTGTGTGAGTGCAAATTTCACATGCTAAAACTTTAGACATGGGATTACCTGCAGATTCTTGAGGGCAAAATCCACACCAAGAGGCATACATGAGAATataaatatttaaagtgtcactgtcgtttacttttttttttttttttttgcagaaatcaatggtacagacgattttaagaaactttgtaattgggtttattagccgaaaaatgcatttttataatgaaaaagcagtttaaagctctccccca carries:
- the TMEM30A gene encoding cell cycle control protein 50A, coding for MAMNYKEEDGNHHSGVGPGAAVKSKKPDNTAFKQQRLPAWQPILTAGTVLPAFFVIGIIFIPIGIGIFVTSNNIREYEIDYTGIDPTSPCYKCSNVSWNSTPCTCIINFTLDTAFESNVFMYYGLSNFYQNHRRYVKSRDDSQLNGDKNSLTNPSKECDPYRTNQNKPIAPCGAIANSMFNDTLRLYQINGGTESEIGLTKKGIAWWTDKNVKFRNPTGNSSATLSQIFTETTKPINWQKAVYDLDPDDKDNNGFINEDFIVWMRTAALPTFRKLYRLIEKPEGAYAALPPGNYSLHVDYNYPVLSFDGRKRMILSTISWMGGKNPFLGIAYITVGSICFFLGVVLLIIHHKYGNRNNSADIPN